The Echinicola rosea genome has a segment encoding these proteins:
- the cobC gene encoding alpha-ribazole phosphatase: protein MEIYLIRHTKPAIGKGICYGQSDLALAPTFSKEVEIITSKLPRTLAPFAIFTSPLTRCSQLAKALFPRHDVKADSRLMELHFGTWEMKSWNDIPKEEINPWMEDFVRVPCPGGESYRQLYDRCVAFITELQQQKTDKAIIITHGGPIRAIHALFKDIPLKDSFSLKVGYGEVLKLEN, encoded by the coding sequence ATGGAAATTTATCTGATCCGCCACACCAAACCGGCTATCGGTAAAGGGATCTGCTATGGGCAGAGCGACCTTGCCTTAGCACCTACTTTCAGCAAGGAAGTAGAAATCATCACCTCAAAACTACCTCGGACACTAGCCCCTTTTGCCATTTTTACCAGTCCCTTGACCCGCTGTTCTCAACTGGCAAAGGCACTTTTCCCAAGGCATGATGTAAAAGCAGATTCGCGATTGATGGAACTGCATTTTGGCACTTGGGAAATGAAATCCTGGAATGACATCCCTAAGGAAGAGATCAATCCCTGGATGGAGGATTTTGTCCGGGTTCCCTGTCCTGGTGGCGAAAGCTACCGGCAGCTTTATGACCGCTGCGTGGCCTTTATCACCGAGCTCCAACAGCAAAAAACAGACAAGGCCATCATCATCACCCACGGCGGCCCCATTCGCGCCATCCACGCACTTTTCAAGGACATCCCCTTAAAAGACTCCTTTTCGCTTAAAGTGGGCTATGGAGAGGTTTTAAAATTGGAAAATTGA